A window of Fusarium musae strain F31 chromosome 1, whole genome shotgun sequence genomic DNA:
TTCATCGCCAATTCTGGGTTTTCAGCTCGTGATATATGGACAGGCGTTTTGAGACAAAGCTGAGTCCTGCATCGGATATGCCTTTATCGTAATTAATCTATTAGTCTAGTCCTTAACACCAACTGAGCTGCAACTTTCAGGTAGCCACTTTTCGCTGCAGTCATACAAACGGTAATGATAAGCTTGGAAGAGTAGATTCGAGGCCACCGATATTTCGGTTGCGGTCATGGTTGTGTCGTTGTGATAGTAACCATGTAGATGTGTAGGTAGATGCTGGAGTTGACATTTGAGCATTTTCTTGGGGAAGCTATCATAGTCGCATGGTGAAATTAGATGAACTGAGGTACCGACACTGCGAGTACGGGATTCGACTTGGTCTTTTCGAATCAGCTCATTTTGGTGATCTGGGAGTTAGCATCAAGAGCGATGCGAGACATGGCTGAATTTTATAAGGTCTTATTGGTTCACTTGTGCCTTGCCACCAGCAGATGACCCCTTTACTCAGCCAGCCTCGTGTGTCCCAAATCACTCAATAGTGCCATTTCTCAGTGGCCAAGCTGCTTCTGGACACGAAATTCCGAGCCAAATTCCTCCCTATTCAATGAAAGGGGACTTAGAATCCTCCTTGCCTTGTTTAGGTGTAGGCTGTACACTGAGGAGATCCCCTACGGAAGTCTGACCGTCACGCCGGGGCGAAACATCACTTTTTTCCCTAGTGGCCAACCAATACAGTATTTCTTTGTCAGCACTTTCATACCCTTCAACCGTGCCCCATCcctcaagttcatcattTTTGGCAcgatcatccatcatggctggtatTACTATTAACGGTGATACCATCAATCCAGCAGCAGTACCTGGCGTTTCGCAGACTGGCGAGCGAACAAACTTCATCTTGATTCAGGGCAGAGATGTTGATCTCTCTTTGGAACAGAAGCTTGAGCCTAAAATGGCTTCCATGTGGAAATCAAGCCAGATGTAGTAACTCCTGATATTGCAAACTGTCAGCAGCATCGAGAGCTTTGGCCTTTGACAACATTGCGAGGATGAGATACGGGAAATGTCTTGACCCCGATTGTCTCTCCATGTCAGGGATAAGTATGTCAATACCACTCGTTGCCGGCTACCGCAACATGACCTGAATCTCCTCGTTCCGTCGGCTGGAGGTGAGCGCCATGGAAATATGGGCAAAGGTGATCGGTTCGATCATACTAGTAAGCTGTTCACGGCCTGTCACTAATTGAAGTCTTAGCTAATGGTAACCCAGATAATATCAAGAACGTCATTTGGGATAACATCCCATGGCCTAGCTTCAAGGTTGTGGTCAAAGTTCATAACATCACGAGGCCAAGGGATACTGCCCCGTTTGCGGTATCTTGGTACATTTCTGCTCTGGCAAAGATCTAGATCTAACCTGTTCCCCCCCTTTGAGCTTCACGTCCAATGACATCTTAGGATAAGATTCCATTGAGTTCTTCCATCCATAAATTATGTCTCATCAAACGTGACGGTGTCACGCTTGCCCGAAGCAGTACAACACGAGTC
This region includes:
- a CDS encoding hypothetical protein (EggNog:ENOG41); its protein translation is MAGITINGDTINPAAVPGVSQTGERTNFILIQGRDVDLSLEQKLEPKMASMWKSSQMYIESFGL